Proteins encoded within one genomic window of Flavobacterium gilvum:
- a CDS encoding HTH-like domain-containing protein, translating into MTLNELGTKLSEMYNNAPKGDSVAMIHLFGIKYATEIKESEYSKKDIITQSGISASYLTELTKGVKLAEYVIPKD; encoded by the coding sequence ATGACATTAAATGAATTAGGAACTAAACTAAGCGAAATGTATAATAATGCACCGAAAGGTGATTCGGTAGCAATGATACATTTGTTTGGAATTAAGTATGCGACAGAAATCAAAGAAAGTGAATATTCGAAAAAAGATATTATTACACAATCTGGAATTTCTGCCTCATATTTAACTGAACTTACAAAAGGTGTTAAACTAGCTGAATATGTAATCCCGAAAGATTAG
- a CDS encoding dihydrofolate reductase family protein translates to MRKLKLQMNMTIDSFVGGVNGEQDWLERNQDSEFIKLYQKDIVDSADTLLLGRKMTDVFISHWESQYDNPNAVFARKLVDISKIVFSKTITTIAGKNVRVENGDLVTIVNQLKREKGKDILVYGGASFVSSLVKHNLIDEYNFFIHRTAIGNGLKIFTDPTKLKLISSKSFECGVVANQYKPEL, encoded by the coding sequence ATGAGAAAATTAAAACTACAGATGAATATGACCATTGACAGTTTTGTCGGTGGTGTAAATGGTGAGCAGGACTGGCTTGAACGAAATCAGGACAGTGAGTTTATAAAGTTGTATCAGAAAGACATAGTTGACTCGGCTGACACACTTCTATTGGGCAGAAAAATGACAGACGTATTTATCAGTCATTGGGAAAGTCAATATGATAATCCTAATGCGGTGTTCGCTCGTAAACTGGTTGACATCTCTAAAATTGTTTTTAGCAAAACCATTACAACCATAGCAGGGAAAAACGTAAGAGTTGAAAATGGCGACCTGGTTACTATTGTAAACCAACTGAAAAGAGAAAAAGGCAAAGACATTCTTGTATATGGTGGAGCAAGTTTTGTTTCATCACTTGTCAAACACAATTTAATTGACGAGTATAATTTTTTCATTCACCGGACAGCAATTGGAAATGGACTAAAAATTTTTACGGATCCAACAAAACTAAAACTCATAAGCAGCAAGTCGTTTGAATGTGGTGTAGTTGCTAATCAATATAAACCTGAACTATGA
- a CDS encoding winged helix-turn-helix transcriptional regulator, which translates to MPDIQDSNVEIAQNIKYLQDSLYVISGKWKLPILTAVHQGKTRFRDIQRSVNGITSKVLSKELKELEMNKLIVRKVYDNSPPTVEYTVSNYCDSLQNVVAELIDWGKHHRDKIRED; encoded by the coding sequence ATGCCAGATATACAAGATAGCAATGTAGAGATTGCACAAAATATTAAATACTTACAGGATTCTCTTTATGTAATTAGCGGAAAGTGGAAACTGCCCATATTAACAGCAGTTCATCAAGGCAAAACCCGCTTTCGAGATATACAAAGGAGCGTGAATGGAATTACCAGTAAAGTTTTATCTAAAGAACTTAAGGAACTGGAAATGAATAAACTTATCGTACGAAAAGTTTACGATAATTCTCCTCCAACCGTTGAATATACCGTTTCTAACTATTGCGATTCCTTACAAAACGTGGTTGCAGAATTGATTGATTGGGGAAAACACCACCGAGATAAAATTCGGGAAGATTAA
- a CDS encoding NmrA/HSCARG family protein → MNNKKLILVAGATGTQGGAVVDALLAKNIAVRAIVRNKNSEGAKKLATKNVEVVEATFDDVESLTKAATGATGIFSMQLPSMPGEIGKETQHAKNLVAAAKTVGIEQIVHTSVARAGDQENFVDWDKGIWMPAYWEEKAAANNIVKEAGFSYWTIIKPPMMMENLLPSKSAVVFPTLAQDKLYTPLAPETKLEWISPADIGRFAAEAFAQPEKFNKKEFAIVGDKLTMLEIAEILTAVTDKPYKTKTVSVEEAVALGFYEPAAQSHVWQNVEGYKVDPQEAAEFGIETESLKTYLERNKFVLLEGDSNVK, encoded by the coding sequence ATGAACAATAAAAAATTAATACTCGTAGCAGGTGCTACTGGCACCCAAGGAGGAGCTGTAGTTGATGCATTATTAGCTAAGAATATTGCAGTAAGAGCTATTGTACGAAATAAAAACAGTGAAGGAGCAAAAAAATTGGCCACTAAGAATGTTGAGGTGGTGGAAGCTACTTTTGATGATGTAGAAAGTTTAACCAAAGCTGCGACAGGTGCTACCGGAATTTTTTCTATGCAGCTGCCTTCAATGCCAGGAGAAATTGGTAAGGAAACACAGCACGCAAAAAATTTAGTTGCTGCTGCAAAGACTGTGGGCATAGAACAAATTGTGCATACCTCTGTTGCCCGTGCCGGCGACCAGGAAAACTTTGTAGATTGGGATAAAGGAATATGGATGCCTGCTTATTGGGAGGAAAAAGCAGCAGCCAATAATATTGTGAAAGAAGCTGGATTTTCCTATTGGACGATAATAAAGCCACCAATGATGATGGAGAATTTACTTCCATCTAAGAGTGCAGTGGTGTTTCCAACGTTAGCACAAGACAAGCTGTATACTCCGCTCGCACCAGAAACAAAATTAGAGTGGATTTCCCCTGCTGATATCGGTCGTTTTGCCGCTGAAGCTTTTGCACAACCTGAAAAATTCAACAAGAAGGAATTTGCTATTGTCGGAGATAAACTTACGATGTTAGAAATTGCAGAAATACTTACAGCGGTTACGGATAAACCATATAAAACCAAAACGGTATCAGTTGAAGAAGCTGTAGCACTAGGCTTCTATGAGCCGGCTGCCCAAAGCCACGTATGGCAAAACGTTGAAGGTTACAAAGTTGACCCACAAGAAGCAGCGGAATTTGGAATTGAAACAGAATCGCTAAAAACTTATTTGGAGAGAAATAAATTTGTTCTTTTAGAAGGAGATAGTAACGTGAAATAA
- a CDS encoding NADPH-dependent F420 reductase: protein MKIGIIGAGVIGKTLARKLASKGNQVQIANSKGPESLQDFASQNGLKALASKDVVIDVDLIVLTVPLGQLPNIKELFVDVPKEVIVVETMNYYPFRDGVIDEIENGLENSAWVQNQIGRPVIKAFNNIGAYSLYAEGKPEGTEGRIALAVSGDDENEKKVVIELVNQTGFDGYDAGSISESWKHQPGTPAYCTDLTLKEAKEAREKAIRENSAEARDFLLNKNIGLGEENINIILSGNYPDGFVDKAIDFNREYFGLPARVLN, encoded by the coding sequence ATGAAAATAGGAATTATTGGTGCAGGTGTTATCGGAAAAACGTTGGCAAGAAAATTAGCCTCAAAAGGAAATCAGGTTCAAATAGCAAATTCCAAAGGTCCAGAGTCATTACAAGACTTTGCTTCGCAAAATGGGTTGAAAGCATTAGCGAGTAAAGATGTTGTAATAGATGTCGACTTAATTGTGCTTACAGTTCCATTAGGACAGTTGCCCAATATAAAAGAGCTTTTTGTGGATGTACCAAAAGAGGTAATTGTAGTGGAAACAATGAATTACTATCCGTTTCGTGATGGTGTTATTGATGAGATTGAAAATGGGTTAGAAAACAGTGCTTGGGTTCAAAACCAAATTGGGCGACCTGTGATAAAAGCATTTAATAACATTGGGGCATACAGTTTATATGCAGAAGGTAAGCCAGAAGGAACGGAAGGTCGAATTGCACTTGCAGTTTCGGGTGATGATGAAAATGAAAAAAAAGTAGTCATCGAATTGGTAAATCAAACAGGTTTTGACGGTTATGATGCTGGTAGTATTTCGGAAAGTTGGAAGCATCAGCCAGGAACACCAGCTTATTGCACAGACTTGACTTTAAAGGAAGCAAAAGAAGCAAGAGAAAAAGCAATACGAGAAAATTCGGCAGAAGCCAGAGATTTTCTACTTAATAAAAACATTGGACTTGGGGAAGAAAATATAAACATTATTCTTTCTGGAAATTATCCCGATGGGTTTGTCGATAAAGCAATAGATTTCAATAGAGAGTATTTTGGTTTACCTGCAAGAGTTTTGAATTAA
- a CDS encoding winged helix-turn-helix transcriptional regulator, which translates to MKNKFQMAKKKQYCECLNTVKPVRDTLEVINGKWKLPIIISVGVGNDRYTDIQESIPGLTPKVLAKELKDLEQHQLITRVIVDDHPVKISYKLTAYADTLTPIIYALKDWGINHKKKIFAQE; encoded by the coding sequence GTGAAAAACAAATTTCAAATGGCTAAAAAGAAACAATACTGCGAATGTTTAAATACTGTAAAACCAGTAAGGGATACGCTTGAAGTAATTAATGGTAAGTGGAAATTACCAATAATTATTTCCGTTGGGGTTGGAAATGATAGGTATACCGATATTCAAGAAAGTATTCCGGGACTAACACCAAAAGTATTAGCAAAAGAACTTAAAGACTTAGAGCAACATCAATTAATTACAAGAGTTATAGTTGACGACCATCCTGTTAAAATATCATACAAATTGACTGCGTATGCCGACACATTAACACCAATAATCTATGCTTTGAAAGATTGGGGAATAAATCACAAAAAGAAAATTTTTGCGCAAGAGTAA
- a CDS encoding type II toxin-antitoxin system HigB family toxin: MRVIAKKILRDFWETHSDCEQQLKSWFQEASNAEWKNPNQIKKEYPSASILNDNRIVFNIKGNNYRLIVKINYEYQMVWIRFIGTHAEYDKINANEI; this comes from the coding sequence TTGAGAGTAATTGCGAAAAAAATATTGCGAGATTTTTGGGAAACTCATTCCGATTGTGAGCAACAATTGAAATCATGGTTCCAGGAAGCAAGCAATGCAGAATGGAAAAATCCAAATCAGATTAAAAAAGAATATCCAAGCGCAAGTATTTTAAACGATAACAGAATTGTTTTCAATATAAAAGGTAACAATTATAGATTAATTGTGAAAATAAATTATGAGTACCAAATGGTTTGGATTCGATTCATTGGAACGCATGCAGAATATGACAAGATTAACGCAAACGAAATTTAA
- a CDS encoding helix-turn-helix domain-containing protein, with protein sequence MEIKPIKTEKDYNQALERLEIIFDAKKGSPEGDELEVLGILIDQYENDHFPIGLPDPIEAIKFRMEQMGYNQTDLANIVGLKSRASEILNKKRKLSLEMIRQLHDRLNIPTDVLIQTY encoded by the coding sequence ATGGAAATTAAACCAATAAAAACAGAGAAAGATTATAATCAAGCACTCGAAAGACTTGAAATAATTTTTGATGCAAAAAAAGGTTCGCCAGAAGGTGATGAACTTGAAGTGCTTGGGATTTTGATTGATCAATATGAGAATGACCACTTCCCTATTGGATTGCCTGATCCAATTGAAGCTATTAAATTTCGAATGGAACAAATGGGCTATAATCAAACTGATTTGGCTAATATCGTTGGCTTAAAAAGTCGGGCTAGCGAAATACTAAATAAGAAAAGAAAGTTATCGCTTGAAATGATTCGTCAATTACATGACAGATTAAATATTCCAACTGATGTACTTATCCAAACTTACTAA